The Trueperaceae bacterium genome segment GGGAGGAGAGTCGCATGGAGTACCGGGTCGTAGGCCGCACCGGCGTCAGGGTCTCGAGCCTCTGCCTCGGCACCATGACGTTCGGGGGCGAGGCGAGCGAGGCCGAGTCGGCGCGCATCTTCGAGGCGAGCGTTGCCGCGGGCGTCAACTTCGTCGACACCGCCGACGTGTACGCGGGCGGGCGCAGCGAGGAGATCGTCGGTCGCCTCCTGGCGGGGCGCCGCGACGAGTTCGTGCTGGTGAGCAAGGTGTTCGGCCGCAAGTACCCGCCGCCAAACGCCGGCGGTTCGTCGCGGCGCCACATCGTGCGCGCCGTCGAGGACTCCCTCAGGCGCCTGGGCACCGACCGCCTCGACTTCTACCTCCTGCACCAGTTCGACGCGGACGTGCCGCTCGAGGAGACCCTCGGAGCCCTCGACGACCTCGTGCGACGCGGGCTCGTGCTGTACGTGGGGGCCAGCAACTTCGCCGCCTGGCAGTACATGAAGGCGCTCGGCATCAGCGAGCGGGACGGGCTCGAGCGGTTCGCCGTCATCCAGCCCATGTACAACCTCGTCAAGCGCCAGGCCGAGGTGGAGATCCTCCCCATGGCGCTCGCCGAGCGCCTCGGCGTCATGACCTTCAGCCCGCTCGGGGCGGGCCTCCTCACCGGCCGT includes the following:
- a CDS encoding aldo/keto reductase — protein: MEYRVVGRTGVRVSSLCLGTMTFGGEASEAESARIFEASVAAGVNFVDTADVYAGGRSEEIVGRLLAGRRDEFVLVSKVFGRKYPPPNAGGSSRRHIVRAVEDSLRRLGTDRLDFYLLHQFDADVPLEETLGALDDLVRRGLVLYVGASNFAAWQYMKALGISERDGLERFAVIQPMYNLVKRQAEVEILPMALAERLGVMTFSPLGAGLLTGRYAGEDPRGRLVENERYQRRYGLQSYVATAKRFVEYAHEAGVDPVTLAVAWCTSHPAVTAAIVGARTAAQVAPALAAAEFVLTPGMRAEVTALSPEVPLAHDRREEA